One window of Atribacter laminatus genomic DNA carries:
- a CDS encoding site-specific DNA-methyltransferase — MPTLQFKGKTFVQNYHHMVKYHEIIPQKEKSLTDRLSLHDNLIIHGDNLVALKALLPTYAGKVKCIYIDPPYNTGNEKWVYNDNVSNPMMKDWLGKVVDREDLTRHDKWLCMMMPRLKLLRELLREDGVIFISIDDNEVHHLRMVMDEIFGEENFLATIAWQKKFSRQSDAKWFSDTFEFIVVYSKNKNLWFPNLLPRTIKQNERYNNPDNDPRGVWTSGDLSVKTYTPDTDYPITTPSGRIVNPPQGFCWRFSKERLQELIEDNRIWFGKNGDNVPRIKRFLSEVQEGLVPITLWLRDFAGDTQEAVREVKIILEDKKFDSPKPKRLISRILQVATDKDSIILDSFAGSGTTAQAVLALNQEDGGKRRFILVECEDYADEITAERVRRVIKGVPSAKDENLRNGLGGSFSYFELGKPIELESILEGDSLPSYRELARYIFYTATGEEFNPSVVEEKRFFIGENEEYELYLFYKPDIEYLKSTALTLERAQALGPINEKKRLVFAPTKYLDTEHLLSYRIEFCQLPFEIFKIKG; from the coding sequence ATGCCAACACTCCAATTTAAAGGAAAAACATTTGTTCAGAATTACCACCACATGGTGAAATACCATGAAATAATCCCACAAAAAGAGAAAAGTCTCACAGATAGGTTAAGCCTTCATGACAATCTTATCATCCATGGAGACAATCTTGTTGCCTTAAAAGCCCTTCTTCCAACTTATGCTGGAAAAGTGAAATGTATTTATATTGATCCTCCCTATAACACTGGAAATGAAAAATGGGTTTATAACGACAACGTATCAAATCCTATGATGAAAGATTGGTTGGGTAAAGTCGTAGACCGAGAAGACCTTACCCGACACGATAAGTGGCTCTGCATGATGATGCCCAGGTTGAAGTTATTAAGAGAACTTCTGAGAGAAGATGGTGTGATTTTTATAAGTATAGATGATAACGAAGTGCATCATCTGCGGATGGTGATGGATGAGATATTTGGAGAGGAGAATTTTTTAGCAACTATAGCCTGGCAAAAGAAATTCTCTCGTCAAAGTGATGCAAAGTGGTTTTCGGATACATTTGAATTTATTGTTGTATACTCAAAAAACAAAAATTTATGGTTTCCTAACTTGTTGCCACGAACAATAAAACAAAATGAAAGATATAACAACCCCGATAATGATCCAAGAGGAGTCTGGACTTCTGGCGACTTATCGGTGAAAACTTATACACCAGATACTGATTATCCAATTACAACACCTTCGGGAAGAATAGTTAACCCTCCACAAGGTTTTTGTTGGAGATTTTCTAAAGAAAGGTTACAAGAATTAATCGAAGATAATCGAATCTGGTTTGGTAAAAACGGGGATAATGTCCCTAGAATAAAAAGGTTTTTATCTGAAGTTCAAGAAGGTTTAGTTCCAATTACATTATGGTTAAGAGATTTTGCTGGTGATACTCAAGAAGCGGTTAGAGAAGTAAAAATAATTCTTGAGGATAAAAAATTTGATAGCCCAAAGCCAAAACGTCTTATTTCACGAATCCTCCAAGTAGCAACTGATAAAGACTCTATCATCCTCGATTCCTTCGCTGGTTCGGGTACTACCGCTCAAGCTGTCCTTGCTCTCAACCAAGAAGATGGGGGGAAACGTCGTTTTATATTAGTAGAATGTGAAGATTATGCCGATGAGATCACTGCTGAACGAGTGAGGCGTGTGATTAAAGGCGTGCCTAGTGCTAAAGATGAAAACCTCAGAAATGGCCTGGGCGGTTCTTTTAGTTATTTTGAATTGGGTAAACCAATAGAATTAGAAAGTATCCTGGAGGGCGATTCGCTTCCCTCTTATCGTGAACTAGCTCGATATATTTTTTATACTGCAACGGGAGAAGAATTTAATCCTTCTGTAGTCGAAGAGAAACGTTTTTTTATTGGAGAAAACGAAGAATATGAACTCTATTTATTTTATAAACCCGATATCGAATATTTAAAATCAACAGCTCTTACCTTGGAACGAGCACAGGCTTTGGGTCCAATTAATGAGAAAAAACGATTGGTTTTTGCTCCCACCAAATACCTTGATACCGAGCATCTTCTATCCTATCGCATAGAATTCTGTCAACTTCCCTTTGAAATTTTTAAAATAAAAGGTTAA
- a CDS encoding HEPN domain-containing protein yields MDKTIISEKFKLRGFWWLPLKEKDKIPGTLSYNPEGLMELDLDGTFWPETSINNNDYGYLPLLYGKTHDGKYCTLVDVYEVFSSLNYSHGSCIIITRVIFNQLYIGDGYVNPDLTLYKAALIEFMDLGAWMHQDPFSYQQLKEDSKEIIMYSKPPSISVDVEFIKATISINPVITHTRYYNSYTCTNKEIIRITPFSSQNIEWNLKVLFNLQKLFSLFIGRPIYIIRIQLLLFIDNEIKSRSQEKNFSPLVDLCFNQTTKREKRELLPPQIPFTYPSLSNIWEIILNNWFEKSTSLETVTALNFGLSINRDLPVDFKFLAVIQAIESFHRIKGNNLYMSNEDYEPIREILIKAIPESLSSAHLDALKNRIKYGNVYSLQKRLELILENLPDPIVYLITNNDNNFLRRVVDTRNYLVHRDESLKSKVFDDEEMFNASEKLKLLIEFLLLREIGLADDTLKDIMTKHRSYLNRQIILGNKNHS; encoded by the coding sequence ATGGATAAAACTATAATTTCTGAAAAGTTTAAACTGCGGGGTTTTTGGTGGTTACCCTTAAAAGAGAAAGATAAAATCCCTGGGACACTTTCATATAATCCAGAAGGATTGATGGAATTAGATCTTGATGGAACATTTTGGCCAGAGACTTCAATAAATAACAACGATTATGGGTATTTACCATTATTATATGGAAAAACACATGATGGTAAATATTGTACATTGGTTGATGTTTATGAAGTTTTTTCCAGCCTAAATTACTCGCATGGTTCTTGTATTATTATTACCAGAGTAATTTTTAACCAGCTGTATATAGGAGATGGATATGTTAATCCTGATTTAACACTTTATAAAGCTGCATTAATAGAATTTATGGATTTAGGTGCTTGGATGCATCAAGATCCATTTTCATATCAACAATTAAAAGAAGATTCAAAAGAAATCATAATGTATAGTAAGCCTCCTTCGATCTCAGTTGATGTTGAATTTATAAAAGCAACTATTTCAATTAATCCAGTCATAACTCATACAAGATACTATAATAGCTATACTTGTACAAACAAAGAAATAATAAGAATAACTCCATTTTCTTCTCAAAATATTGAGTGGAATTTAAAAGTACTTTTTAACCTTCAAAAATTGTTTAGCCTATTTATAGGTCGACCGATTTATATCATACGTATTCAACTACTTCTCTTTATAGATAATGAGATAAAATCTAGATCCCAGGAAAAAAATTTTTCTCCCTTAGTGGATCTTTGTTTTAATCAAACAACAAAAAGAGAAAAAAGAGAGTTATTGCCACCACAGATTCCATTCACTTATCCCAGTTTGTCAAACATCTGGGAGATAATATTAAATAATTGGTTTGAAAAATCCACTAGTCTTGAAACGGTAACGGCTTTGAATTTTGGATTATCGATCAATCGGGATCTTCCTGTAGATTTTAAATTCCTTGCTGTAATACAAGCAATTGAATCTTTTCATAGGATAAAGGGAAATAACTTATACATGTCAAATGAAGATTATGAACCAATTAGAGAAATCCTAATAAAAGCTATTCCAGAATCATTATCATCAGCACATCTAGATGCTCTAAAAAACAGAATAAAATATGGTAACGTGTATTCACTTCAAAAACGTCTTGAACTTATTTTGGAAAATTTACCTGATCCTATTGTTTATCTAATTACAAATAATGACAATAACTTTTTACGTCGTGTTGTTGATACTCGTAATTACTTAGTTCATCGAGATGAATCGCTTAAGAGTAAAGTTTTTGACGATGAAGAAATGTTTAATGCATCAGAAAAATTGAAGTTACTTATTGAATTTTTACTATTGCGAGAAATTGGTTTAGCAGATGATACCTTAAAAGATATTATGACAAAACATCGAAGCTATCTAAATAGACAAATTATCTTGGGAAACAAAAATCATTCCTAG
- a CDS encoding transposase → MQNIVVHIPHKGKESTVLNSKQTWNQPNQEWCAKQYAHLIIQEYRDRFPQAIALLEEGLEDSLQFLAFPHLDQRKISSTNSLERIHKEIRRRTRVVGIFPTTDSYLRLVTSYLIEYTEDWMSSKKYISSEAITEQQAELLKIA, encoded by the coding sequence ATGCAAAATATAGTGGTTCATATCCCCCATAAAGGAAAAGAATCCACAGTCCTCAACTCAAAACAAACCTGGAATCAACCGAACCAAGAGTGGTGTGCAAAGCAATATGCCCATTTAATCATCCAGGAATACCGAGATCGCTTTCCTCAAGCCATTGCTCTTTTAGAGGAAGGACTGGAAGACTCGTTACAATTCCTGGCTTTTCCTCATCTTGACCAACGAAAGATCTCTTCAACCAATTCACTCGAGCGGATTCACAAAGAGATCCGTCGTCGAACCCGAGTGGTAGGGATCTTTCCTACCACCGATTCCTATCTCCGGCTGGTCACCAGTTATCTCATTGAGTATACTGAAGATTGGATGAGTAGTAAAAAATATATCAGTTCTGAGGCGATTACCGAGCAACAAGCAGAGCTTCTAAAGATAGCCTAA
- a CDS encoding 2TM domain-containing protein produces MEDKERYENAKKQVMEIKSFYSHLIVYLIMSVFFIVGNLLTSPGFYWFYWPIIGWGVGVLFHGVETFKKGTFGKNWEEKKIQEIIQKDRK; encoded by the coding sequence ATGGAAGATAAGGAAAGGTATGAAAACGCCAAAAAACAAGTGATGGAAATAAAATCATTTTATTCTCATCTCATTGTTTATCTTATTATGTCAGTTTTTTTTATTGTTGGTAATTTGTTAACCTCACCTGGATTTTATTGGTTTTATTGGCCAATCATAGGTTGGGGTGTTGGTGTATTATTCCATGGTGTGGAAACATTTAAAAAAGGAACGTTCGGAAAAAATTGGGAAGAGAAAAAAATCCAGGAAATAATACAAAAAGATCGAAAATAA
- a CDS encoding transposase, translated as MVQEAFINGVSTLKNGAARPKLRNSNPSFASQVSEITKDLSDQVEWFRTRPLEKEYPVILVDALYEKVRCERHVISMAVALVQGLTSEGNREILAVEPLIA; from the coding sequence GTGGTTCAAGAAGCCTTTATCAATGGCGTTTCCACCTTAAAAAATGGAGCGGCTCGCCCAAAGCTTAGGAATTCAAATCCCTCTTTTGCCAGTCAAGTATCAGAAATCACCAAAGACCTGAGTGATCAAGTGGAATGGTTCCGTACTCGTCCTTTGGAAAAAGAATATCCAGTCATTTTGGTTGATGCCCTCTACGAGAAAGTTCGCTGTGAAAGACACGTCATCAGCATGGCGGTCGCTCTCGTTCAGGGTCTGACCAGTGAGGGAAATCGAGAGATCCTGGCGGTCGAACCCCTGATAGCTTGA
- a CDS encoding IS4 family transposase encodes MKTPLFFGRIDLEKKTNHQKERGVFMTILPENLENERTLLPMFSSFVKEFKLNQLFRKCSIRKEKGIPVKDIFQMIFLLVFTGKNISGILCSKNLIFEGKKDTFYRFLHQTSGSWRKFLFLLSATVVSEVLFPFSNLKRYAWVVDDSPYERSRSSKVEGLSRFYDHSTKRFSRGFRMLTLGLTDGATFIPFSFSLLSSHRKENQLCPMDASVDGRSKRARLRKESQEKTPDVLLKLLDEALKHCPLVQTILFDSWFSFPTLIRKCATRGLSVVCMLKNTPKIYYSFGGKALALSSLFTRIQKRPHGNIIGSGVVNLNLTGKPLLARIVFVRSEKQKSQWLALLSTDLSLSEEEIVTLYGKRWDGCLLQDGEISLETHSGISDSIL; translated from the coding sequence ATGAAAACACCCCTCTTTTTTGGTAGAATTGACTTAGAGAAAAAAACCAATCACCAAAAAGAGAGAGGTGTCTTCATGACTATCCTACCAGAAAATTTGGAAAATGAAAGGACTCTATTACCCATGTTTTCCTCCTTTGTAAAGGAGTTCAAATTGAACCAACTGTTTCGAAAATGTTCCATCCGTAAAGAAAAAGGAATCCCTGTTAAAGACATCTTCCAGATGATCTTTCTGCTGGTCTTTACCGGAAAAAACATCTCTGGTATCTTGTGCTCTAAAAATCTCATTTTCGAGGGAAAGAAAGATACTTTTTACCGTTTCCTCCACCAGACGAGTGGCAGCTGGCGAAAATTCCTCTTCCTCTTGAGTGCCACAGTAGTCTCAGAAGTCCTCTTTCCTTTTAGCAATCTGAAGCGCTACGCCTGGGTAGTGGATGATTCTCCCTATGAACGATCTCGGAGTTCGAAAGTTGAAGGTCTCTCTCGTTTCTATGACCATTCTACCAAGCGCTTCAGCCGTGGGTTTCGGATGCTCACCCTCGGGCTCACTGATGGAGCCACTTTCATTCCTTTTTCCTTTTCGTTATTAAGTTCCCACCGAAAAGAAAACCAGCTCTGTCCGATGGATGCTTCCGTTGATGGACGAAGCAAAAGAGCTCGTCTTCGGAAAGAATCCCAGGAGAAGACTCCTGATGTACTCTTGAAGCTCCTTGATGAAGCTTTGAAGCACTGTCCCTTGGTGCAAACCATCCTCTTTGATAGCTGGTTTAGCTTTCCCACCCTCATCCGGAAATGTGCTACTCGAGGATTATCAGTGGTATGCATGCTCAAAAACACCCCAAAGATTTACTACTCTTTTGGTGGAAAGGCTCTTGCTCTTTCCTCTCTTTTCACCAGAATTCAGAAAAGACCACACGGCAATATCATTGGATCGGGTGTCGTGAATCTCAATCTCACTGGGAAACCACTTTTAGCTCGGATTGTCTTTGTCCGAAGTGAAAAACAAAAATCTCAATGGTTGGCGCTTCTTTCAACTGATCTGTCTCTTTCTGAAGAAGAAATCGTTACCCTCTATGGAAAACGCTGGGATGGATGCCTTCTTCAAGATGGTGAAATCAGTCTTGAAACTCACTCGGGAATTTCAGATTCGATCCTATGA
- a CDS encoding DMT family transporter yields the protein MDRKAIFAVSISVLFWSSAFAGIRDGLKSYQPGHLALLRFLVASGFLLIYALITRKVRFPKLKDIPAVAVQGILGITIYHIALVYGEKTVTAGTASLIIALSSIFSSLLAFLFLNETLKKIGWLGILVSFFGGILIVLGENQGFNLNIGVFLILIAAFSSSVYIVCQKPYFKKYTPLELTCYTIWGGTIFLLYFVPGFVSAVNGAAFSHTLSVIYLGLFPAAIGYLTWTYALSKTPVAVVSSFIYLQPALAIFIAWLWLKEIPSFVSLVGGAISLIGVIMVTKWGR from the coding sequence ATGGATAGAAAAGCAATTTTCGCAGTTTCAATCAGTGTCCTTTTTTGGTCATCAGCTTTTGCTGGCATACGAGATGGATTGAAGTCTTATCAACCTGGGCATCTTGCATTATTAAGGTTTCTAGTTGCGTCAGGGTTTCTTCTTATTTATGCTTTAATTACTAGAAAGGTTCGCTTTCCCAAACTTAAAGACATACCAGCAGTTGCTGTCCAAGGAATTTTGGGTATTACAATTTATCACATTGCTTTAGTCTATGGGGAAAAAACGGTCACCGCGGGAACTGCCAGCCTTATTATTGCCTTGAGTTCGATATTTTCATCTCTTTTAGCTTTTCTTTTTTTAAATGAAACCCTCAAAAAAATTGGATGGTTGGGTATTCTGGTTAGTTTTTTTGGAGGTATTCTCATTGTTTTAGGTGAAAACCAAGGTTTTAATTTAAACATTGGTGTATTCCTTATTCTTATTGCAGCTTTTTCTTCCAGTGTGTATATTGTTTGCCAAAAACCGTACTTTAAAAAATATACTCCTTTAGAACTCACTTGTTATACTATTTGGGGAGGTACAATTTTTCTGCTTTATTTTGTTCCGGGTTTCGTTTCAGCCGTAAACGGGGCAGCATTTTCGCATACCCTATCAGTTATTTATTTGGGCTTATTTCCAGCAGCCATTGGTTATTTAACCTGGACCTATGCTCTTTCTAAAACTCCGGTTGCTGTGGTGTCGAGCTTTATTTACTTACAACCTGCTTTGGCAATATTCATAGCTTGGTTATGGTTAAAAGAAATCCCTTCATTCGTATCGTTAGTAGGCGGTGCAATTTCGTTGATAGGAGTTATTATGGTAACGAAATGGGGAAGATGA
- a CDS encoding DEAD/DEAH box helicase — protein sequence MELKEYQKESLTKVKTFIEWLKKAKIEADKRKTNTESVFEDYFDFPQAAWKKISQDLYRSKKNGIAQDLPNFYLKIPTGGGKTLLACHVIDIINRIYLERQTGVVLWIVPTNQIYRQTLNHLKDRNHPYRQVLDIASSGRTMILEKTDRLSPQDVNDNLIVLLLMLPSANRLNQEVLKVFKDNGGFADFFPSEDNFQGNKKLLESIPNLDCFNQNNGIFGHIPKTSLGNTLKMLQPIIILDEGHKAYSQIAQETLRGFNPSIIVALSATPPKGENILVNITGQQLNQEEMIKLDLHIISRATTDWRNVLSLTLEKRNYLEEKAKEYQANTGEYIRPISLIQVERTGKDQRKGIFIHSEDVKEFLMVQCGIPEDQIAIKSSSTDDIEGIDLFAEECPIRYIITKQALQEGWDCSFAYILTVLTNPESKLSMTQLVGRILRQPRARKTKIKDLDESYVFCFRPRATDLLQQIKRGFEEEGLGDLSGRVSIETESEVAAGTVSYQYQNHLRKFEGKIYLPRFIIQEENHWREINYEMDIEKNLSWDDVNFNSLFEKTLASDEVKDQNIVVTLSSQPDELIKPIIMQTQKGHLEADPIFFTRQLLDIIKNPWLAYEFSKKILQGFLSHYSKKDINNNFLFIIQLSRQYLESERDRLAEIVFKSLIIEKKICFFLLSSPEGRYTLPSKINIQRESKALIHRDHTPLQRSLFEFNPEEYFNEYEKSVALYLDKQEKLLWWFRNLTGQDYYSIQGWKKNKIYPDFITSKKDEQNPEDYKTIYVIETKGEHILGSEDTVYKQNIFELCNQLGEAKSWEDLGQEFSSKRVEFQLIPEGDWESRINRFFSI from the coding sequence GTGGAATTAAAAGAATACCAAAAAGAATCACTTACAAAAGTAAAAACATTTATCGAATGGTTAAAAAAAGCCAAAATTGAAGCCGATAAAAGGAAAACTAATACCGAATCGGTGTTTGAAGATTACTTTGATTTTCCCCAAGCAGCCTGGAAAAAGATCAGCCAAGATCTCTATCGATCGAAGAAAAATGGAATAGCTCAAGACCTTCCAAATTTCTATTTAAAAATACCTACTGGAGGGGGGAAAACCCTGCTTGCTTGCCACGTGATAGATATTATTAACCGGATCTATCTTGAAAGACAAACTGGTGTGGTTTTATGGATTGTCCCTACCAATCAGATCTATCGTCAAACACTGAACCACTTGAAAGACCGGAACCATCCCTATCGGCAAGTGTTAGATATTGCTAGTAGCGGAAGGACTATGATACTTGAAAAAACTGATCGACTCTCTCCCCAGGATGTCAATGATAACCTTATTGTTCTTCTGCTTATGCTCCCTTCAGCTAATCGACTCAACCAAGAGGTTTTAAAGGTATTTAAAGATAACGGAGGATTTGCTGATTTTTTCCCTTCAGAAGATAACTTCCAAGGGAATAAGAAGCTCCTTGAAAGCATACCCAATCTCGATTGTTTTAATCAAAATAATGGAATTTTCGGCCATATCCCCAAAACCTCACTGGGAAATACTCTGAAGATGCTCCAACCGATCATTATCCTCGACGAAGGCCACAAAGCCTATAGTCAAATTGCCCAGGAAACTTTACGTGGCTTCAATCCAAGCATCATTGTTGCCCTTTCGGCTACTCCTCCCAAAGGAGAAAATATTCTGGTGAATATCACTGGCCAGCAACTCAATCAAGAAGAAATGATCAAACTAGACCTTCATATCATCAGCAGAGCAACCACTGACTGGCGAAATGTCCTCTCTCTTACTTTGGAAAAAAGAAACTACTTAGAGGAAAAAGCGAAAGAATATCAAGCCAATACTGGGGAATATATTCGTCCTATTTCTCTTATCCAAGTGGAAAGGACCGGTAAAGATCAAAGAAAAGGAATTTTTATTCATTCTGAAGATGTCAAAGAATTCCTCATGGTTCAATGCGGTATACCAGAGGATCAAATTGCCATTAAAAGTAGTTCTACGGATGATATTGAAGGGATTGATTTATTTGCAGAAGAATGTCCCATTCGTTATATCATTACCAAACAAGCTCTTCAAGAAGGTTGGGATTGTTCCTTTGCTTATATTCTTACTGTTCTTACCAATCCTGAATCGAAATTAAGCATGACTCAATTGGTTGGACGAATTCTTCGGCAACCTCGAGCCAGAAAAACGAAAATAAAAGATCTCGATGAAAGTTATGTATTTTGTTTCCGTCCCCGAGCGACTGATCTTTTGCAACAAATCAAGCGAGGATTTGAAGAAGAAGGCCTAGGAGATCTAAGTGGAAGAGTTTCGATCGAAACCGAGAGCGAGGTTGCAGCAGGTACGGTTTCCTATCAATACCAGAATCATCTGCGTAAATTTGAAGGAAAAATTTACCTTCCAAGGTTTATTATTCAGGAGGAGAATCATTGGCGAGAGATTAATTATGAAATGGACATTGAGAAAAATTTATCCTGGGATGACGTTAACTTTAACTCTTTATTCGAGAAAACCTTAGCTTCAGATGAAGTAAAAGATCAAAATATTGTAGTTACGCTTTCTTCACAACCTGATGAACTTATTAAACCAATCATTATGCAAACTCAAAAAGGTCATTTGGAAGCAGACCCCATCTTTTTTACTCGTCAACTATTAGATATCATTAAAAATCCATGGCTTGCTTATGAATTTTCAAAAAAAATATTGCAAGGATTCCTTTCCCATTATTCTAAAAAAGATATCAATAACAACTTTTTATTCATTATTCAGCTTTCAAGGCAATATTTAGAGAGTGAACGAGATCGTTTAGCCGAAATCGTTTTTAAGAGTTTAATCATAGAGAAGAAGATCTGCTTTTTTCTCCTTTCCTCTCCTGAAGGGCGCTATACTCTTCCCTCTAAAATTAATATTCAAAGAGAATCGAAAGCATTAATTCATCGTGATCATACTCCATTACAAAGAAGTCTCTTCGAGTTTAATCCTGAAGAATATTTTAATGAGTATGAAAAAAGCGTAGCTCTCTACCTTGATAAGCAAGAAAAATTGCTCTGGTGGTTCCGTAACCTCACTGGCCAGGATTATTATTCCATTCAGGGGTGGAAAAAGAATAAAATTTACCCCGACTTCATCACCTCAAAAAAGGATGAACAAAATCCTGAAGACTACAAAACTATTTATGTAATCGAAACTAAAGGTGAGCATATTTTAGGGAGTGAGGATACAGTTTACAAGCAGAATATTTTTGAACTCTGTAATCAATTGGGTGAAGCAAAAAGCTGGGAAGATTTGGGACAAGAATTCTCCAGCAAACGCGTGGAATTCCAGCTCATACCCGAGGGAGACTGGGAAAGCAGAATAAATAGGTTTTTTAGTATCTAA
- the istA gene encoding IS21 family transposase produces MLRSESIMMLHQMRKEGKSIRRISRETGLSRNTVKCYLKAQGIPERKVRKKKGSKLDPFQKEIQEMMKLGIFNCEVIYPRLKELGYQGGKTTVKDYVQPYRPPRGIVATQRYETEPGKQVQVDWGIGFYQDEKDGRSHKVYVLVMVLGYSRAMYAEFSNHCDIHRFLRGLIQGFSYFGGVTDIVLSDQMKTVILGWDEKRKPIWHPLFLDVALTLGFIPQVCRARRPQTKGKVERGVGYVKANFLPGRTFQNRGDLNRQAYQWCEEKNQRLHGTTGQKPKDLLLLENLKPLPSLESYQKYLAEKRKVGKDGFLSYQGVRYGVPWIYSGQELWVREGKDGIEIVKEGKVVATHHQSYSVGTSLWLRNQYQGLQEKEGKIYPLPHAWKVNPEEVEIRPLAVYERWGGKGI; encoded by the coding sequence ATGCTAAGGAGTGAGTCAATTATGATGTTACACCAGATGAGAAAAGAAGGAAAGAGTATAAGAAGAATAAGTCGAGAAACCGGACTTTCTCGGAATACGGTGAAATGTTATCTCAAGGCTCAAGGTATTCCAGAAAGGAAGGTGAGAAAAAAGAAGGGTTCAAAACTGGACCCCTTCCAGAAAGAGATTCAAGAGATGATGAAACTGGGGATATTCAACTGTGAAGTGATCTACCCTAGGCTAAAAGAGCTCGGTTACCAGGGAGGGAAAACTACGGTCAAAGATTATGTTCAACCTTATCGTCCTCCTCGAGGAATAGTGGCCACCCAAAGATATGAGACAGAACCAGGTAAACAAGTCCAAGTGGATTGGGGGATTGGTTTTTATCAAGACGAGAAAGATGGAAGGAGTCATAAAGTCTATGTTCTGGTAATGGTTTTAGGCTATTCCCGAGCAATGTATGCGGAGTTCAGCAATCACTGCGATATCCATCGTTTCCTACGGGGTCTCATCCAGGGCTTTTCCTACTTCGGAGGAGTAACCGATATCGTTCTATCCGATCAGATGAAAACCGTTATCTTGGGTTGGGATGAGAAACGAAAGCCGATTTGGCATCCTTTGTTTTTGGATGTAGCTCTCACTTTGGGTTTTATCCCCCAGGTTTGTCGAGCCAGAAGACCACAAACCAAAGGAAAGGTTGAACGAGGTGTAGGGTACGTGAAAGCCAACTTCTTACCTGGAAGGACGTTTCAAAATCGAGGAGATTTAAATCGCCAAGCCTATCAGTGGTGTGAGGAAAAAAATCAACGCCTCCATGGAACGACCGGCCAAAAACCTAAGGACCTTTTGCTTTTAGAAAACTTGAAGCCTCTTCCTTCTTTAGAAAGCTATCAAAAGTATCTCGCTGAAAAAAGAAAAGTGGGTAAAGATGGGTTTTTAAGTTACCAAGGAGTAAGGTATGGAGTTCCTTGGATTTATAGTGGTCAAGAGCTTTGGGTCAGAGAAGGAAAAGACGGGATCGAGATTGTTAAAGAGGGAAAAGTGGTCGCAACTCATCATCAATCTTATTCAGTAGGAACTTCTCTTTGGTTAAGGAACCAGTACCAGGGGTTACAAGAAAAAGAAGGGAAAATATATCCTCTTCCGCATGCCTGGAAGGTCAACCCCGAGGAAGTCGAGATACGTCCTTTAGCAGTTTATGAACGGTGGGGAGGGAAAGGAATATGA
- a CDS encoding type II toxin-antitoxin system antitoxin SocA domain-containing protein, with protein MFAYKKERLENAICFFAKEHKRRKKKDPTQTYIYKYLALFDFEMLVKTGRPALDLEYKAMAKGPVPIEIYEKRNSYETELFKFVPQEEKNTVIVVKTKGKRPNLEYFSESEITEMQRIVEIYINTSVDTNILSGASHEVIAPWEKAWKRRNNHKIEMIDAFPGISNKKDEDLSPQEENFLTYYGLKKGMEIESRRRSPVEQLS; from the coding sequence ATGTTTGCTTATAAGAAGGAAAGACTTGAAAACGCTATTTGTTTCTTTGCAAAGGAACACAAAAGGCGTAAGAAGAAGGATCCCACTCAAACCTATATATATAAATATTTAGCTCTGTTTGATTTTGAGATGCTCGTCAAAACTGGTAGGCCAGCTTTAGATCTAGAGTATAAAGCTATGGCAAAAGGACCGGTCCCGATAGAGATATATGAAAAACGGAACAGTTACGAAACCGAGCTTTTTAAGTTTGTTCCACAAGAAGAAAAGAACACGGTCATTGTTGTGAAAACCAAAGGGAAGAGACCAAATTTAGAATACTTTTCAGAATCTGAAATTACGGAAATGCAGAGAATAGTCGAGATATATATTAATACCTCTGTCGATACCAATATTCTCAGCGGTGCCTCGCACGAAGTGATTGCTCCGTGGGAAAAAGCATGGAAAAGAAGAAATAATCACAAAATTGAAATGATCGACGCTTTCCCTGGTATCTCTAACAAAAAAGATGAAGACCTCAGTCCCCAAGAAGAGAATTTTTTGACCTACTACGGATTGAAGAAAGGCATGGAAATTGAGAGTCGGAGACGTAGTCCGGTGGAGCAACTTTCCTGA